TTTCTGAGCCTCTGATGAAGCCTCTCTTCAATGCAGAagttccccccaccccagttctCCCACCTCTCAGGGCACAAGTCCACAAGTCAACAATCCCAGTTGTCCTTTAATTGGGCAGAAACTGTAAGATTTAAGCAGGAGGAGTTTATACTCTAATTAAAGGAAGAGTCAATCAGTGATCCCCCGTTTCCAGAGGAGCCTCACACCTGTCCTCAGCCCCAGGGACAGAAGCTTCCAGCCGCAGGGCAGCCCAGTTACACTGAGTTTACTAGGGCAGGTAATATGGCTATTTATTGAAAAACTGCTAGCATCAGGTGCTGTTTGGGTAAATGAATTGTCTCCAATCCTTGCCACTCCTCAGCAAGCTAGGTGTCATCAGCCCCATTGTTCCCATCGGGTTCCCTGTTTAGCATATCTGAAATCTTGCCCAGCCCCACGGATTCTAAATCTCCCTTTAGAGAACTAAGTAAAATGATTGGCTAGGGCTCAGGAAAACCCCCCTGGATTAGGACTTGAAATCGACGGACTCACACCACGGGTGGCCAATTTCAGGCCAGTGTTCAGGGATGAGGAGAAGCTGCCTTCCCAGGAAAGGTTGTTCTCCGCGAATTGTTTTGAGATCTACCGTGGGAGAAGGGAAACGAGCCTCAGACACGGTGGGTGGTGAGTGGTGCTGTTTTCCTAGAAGGAGGAAGCCACTTTCGTTCAAAGGGCCGTAGGATTCGGCTGGAAATGGGTTTCTTTGCAGTTAATCATCTGCAAAGCTCTTTGCACGCCTGATTCCAGAAGCCCAGAGCTCACACTTAGGGTCACAAAACCCTGGGCATTTATTTGCCAAGCTCCAAGGATGTTATCCCTGTGGATCCTCCCCGCCCTTCTCCTTTCCAGAGCAAAACCCATTCCGTGGCTTTTTCAGGAAGTCTTCAGGCCCTTGTGTCCGGCCCTCTCCGACATCAAAGCCCCCCTGAGAGCAAAGGACTTTGAAAAGATACGAAACGCTCGGGTTCCCTTATCGCGTCCGCGCTCCCTCCCGAGCAAGTCGTAAATTCCGAGCCTCCGCGGCCGCTCCCCGCCGCTCTGCTGGCCCCAAGGTCTCAAAGGACAGACTTGTCacttcccgccccgcccccggggcccCGGCCGAGGCCGAGTGAAGCGGGGTTGGCGGGGCGCAGGGTTCAGGACGAGCTGGAGGGGGCGGGTGCGCTGGGCGCCCCGATCTGCCCCTCATCACGTCCCGGGACCCTGCTCTTCTCCGAAGCCCTTCAGGGCGCGATAACGCGCTCCCACCGCCTTGTGTCTGTGCTTCTCCGCAGGCCAGGAGGGCGTCCTGCGCTGCCACCCGGAGCTGGCGGGCCGCCAGCTGCAGTGCGGCCGGCTCACCGCCGAGTCGCAGCGGGAGCAGAGCGCCGCAGGCCTGCAGAACCTGGGCGCGGCCGAGCGGCTCCGGTTCACCGAGCTCACCGCCCAGTACCGCACGCGCTTCGGCTTCCCCTTCGTGCTCGCCGTGCGCCTCAGCGACCCGGCGGCCGCGCCCCGCGAGCTGGCGCGCCGGCTGCGGTGCCCGCCGGCGCAGGAGCTGCGCACCGCCTTGGGCGAGGTGAAGAAGATCTGCCACCTGCGTCTCGCCGACCTGCTCGGGGAGCAGCCGTAGCGGCCGAGCCAGCGGAGGACCCCGGGACGCAAGTCGGGACGCGCCAGGGCCGCGGGCGCGCGCGATGCGCTTAGAACGGAGTCCACCCCCGCTCACGGAGGCCGGGGCGAATCGAGACAGTCGCACGAATAACGAGCCCTTCTGTACCCCTCCCCACACGCGCACCCTTTGCCAAAATATCTGTTGATAGTTTCGGGCTTTGCCACCGATGTATCCAGCTCACTGCTCCAATTCTTCACTCCCGCTGCGGCCCGTTGACACCACCAGCCTATGCGGATTCCAAAGCGCTCGTCCAGCTCGTTTGGGCCCCGCACCCTCTCCTGCTATACCCCCAGCCGCAAAACAAAACGGACAGAAAAGGAATCTTTTATTCTCCAGCGAtttgtctgttctttttttttttttttccttctcccaccTTAGTTGCTGCGCCGACACTTACATGAGAGTGGAAGGAGTCTCTCTGAAACTTGGACAAACACAGGAGCTTGAGCTGGGACTGACAAAGCAGCCTACGGGGATGGAGGGCGGGAGAGAGCCCCGTGGGGGCCGGCGTTGCGGAGGCACCCGGTGGGGGACGGCAGAAAAGGCTAGGAGTGGGGCTTCTCCAACCTGGATGGGCCTGAAGGTCCGGGGCCCTGTAGAACTGATAAAGCGGGGAACGGAGGAAAATCGGTTCTGGCCAGGGGAGGCCCGACCTGGGGTTCCAGAGCCCCAGAGAACTGGTGTCTAGCGTGTCCGCTCACACAGCAGGAGCCCaccacctttctctctctctcagtcatACCCATCAGAAGGTCCAACAAACCCCAACCAGCGCTCCTTAGGCTTCTGTTGGCAGAGGGGAAACAAGCCATGCCATCCTCGTCTCCGCAGAGGGAGTAAGACAAGAAGGCGGAACTGGCCCTTCTGAAGACACGAGCCTCCATTAGCGACCAGCCGGGGTCTGCAGGGCAACAAGAGCAATAGAATCTTTCCAGAAAAAGCAATGCCGCAGCACCCTTGGTGGGGGctaaattccacagacagaagccgCTGTGGTAGCACGGGAATTTTAATCCAGGAACCCCGCTCCCCTTTGCCAACTTACAGGTGTTGCCTGCTAGTGGTGAGGGTGAAGGCCGGAGGCTGGGGAGGGCGGCAGGTGGGGAAGCCAGGAGGTGAGCCAAGGCCCCACCGTCGCTGTAGACCAGGGCCGGCAGCGGGGTCAGGGGAGTCCCCAGAgccttctctggatgtgggaATACCAGGTGTCTATTACAAAGGACCTGGGTGCAAAGGTGGGGCCCCTGGGCCTGGGGCTAGACGCCTGCCTCCCTCTTGCTGGGGTAACCTGGGGGCTTTCCTGACCCAAGTGAGAAACCTGCTGTTTGGCAAAGAAGATTTTCTGGCCCTGATACAAGGACCTAGGGCTGGGCCTGAGACTGAGTATGATAAACTATATTGAAGGCACCCTACCCAATCCTAGGGTGAGCCCACCTTTTAGACAGAGGGACCCCATATAAATATGCTCAGGCTAGGACAAGTGGGAATCCCCAGGGCCAGATCCGAAGCCCTATTTTTAGAGGTGAGGAGCTGCATTTTGCAGGGCTCAGGCACCATCTGATGTCTACTATTACACAGTTAACATTTTGAGGGCTTAAAGCTTGTCTGCAAAATTGTTTGTTTCTTCAGGAGGGGATACAGGGTGGGGGAAGGTGCTGAACCCGCCCCTTCAAAAGAGCTGGGGGAGAAAGGGGAGAGCCTCTACCTAAGCCCTGAGCGCTGGCAGAGGACCCGGGGGGCGCGGGGAAGACCCTGGACACCCCACACCCACCTCCATCCTCCTGCGGGCGGCTCTCCAGAGGCTGCCAAGGTCTGGCAGGGCAGTTTTCTTCTGCCACGTCTTGGCTCAGATAGTGATGTCCTGGGCTTGGGCATGTTTTCTGGTTTCTGTGCTCCTGGTGCGCAGGACGCGGGAAACGAACCAACCGGACAGTGAAGACACGCGAACTTGGACTCGGGCTTCAGCAAAGGCACCAGCCAGGACCGCTGGGTGGCCCGGAGACGTCGGGAGAGGGGGTGCAGAAGTGGTGGTGCAGTTTCCGGGGTGAATAGTTAATATCCGTACTtactaattcattaaaaaaaaaaaaaaagcacaacggCAACTCTTAAGAAAAGTCGGAGAGCGAAGAGCTGATTTCAGTTTCAGTGACTCTTCaacccctccacacacactgcCTCCCGAGGTAGGGGTGCTGCTTTGCCCACTGCCACTCCCCCTTGAAATGTTCAAGACCAGCCAGCAagcagaggccccaggagaaCGCTCCCGCTGGGAACTGCCAGCCCCGGTCCCACTCACCTATGTGATGGGAAACTGAATGGGTGGTCTCTTTCCATCACCCATGCAGGTAGGACCCTTTGGGGTCGTGTGTCCAAAAGAGGTACTGGGACACTGCTGGGGAAGTAGAGGATGAGGAGAAAGACAAGGTGATTTCTTTGCATTCCTTTTACTCATTTTGAATTTGACACATTTCCAGGGGTCAGCCACAGGATGTGGGTtcccattcaaaaaataaagatgagcTCTTTTACAGAAAGTAATTTACTGTGGGATAGATGGATACTTTTGCTGGCAATTGAAGAAATATCTGGATGGAGTTCAATTCAATAAACTTACACACTGCAATTAGCAGGTGCCcctgaaaaggagaaatataataaatagGACTTGGAAAGCAGAATTGTCACAACATCTCAATCTGATTGTTTTGAAACTATTTGGTtcatggggtggggatggggagtttGGCTTCCCCCCCGTGACACCAGTCACCAGTCGGTTTGGGGTTGGGGAGGCGGTTTCCAGGGTGGCACCCGAAGCCTTAGTAATTATTAACATTTGCACAGAGTGCTCCTGGTTACAAAGAATGCACCTGTGTATAGCTCATTTAATGTTAGTGACCGGAacagctagctgtgtgaccttgggaagg
The sequence above is a segment of the Budorcas taxicolor isolate Tak-1 chromosome 12, Takin1.1, whole genome shotgun sequence genome. Coding sequences within it:
- the URAD gene encoding putative 2-oxo-4-hydroxy-4-carboxy-5-ureidoimidazoline decarboxylase — protein: MDIEKVNSMGFGEFVDVFGNVIERCPLIAAAVWSKRPFSGLGDLEKHFFAFIDGLPLSGQEGVLRCHPELAGRQLQCGRLTAESQREQSAAGLQNLGAAERLRFTELTAQYRTRFGFPFVLAVRLSDPAAAPRELARRLRCPPAQELRTALGEVKKICHLRLADLLGEQP